A segment of the Bradyrhizobium sp. CCBAU 53340 genome:
CGCCTCACGCACATTTGCCCCCGCCCCCTGCCCCTGCTCCACGTTTCCTGCTATCTCTCCCCCGCCGTTCCGGCCCAAAGCAAAACCCTCCGAATACCCAAAGGGAGCAAGAACCATGCGTTATCTCCACACCATGCTGCGCGTGCGCAATCTCGATGTCGCGCTGAAGTTTTACCAGGATGCGCTGGGGCTGAAGGAGGTGCGGCGGATCGAGAACGACAAGGGGCGGTTCACGCTGGTGTTCCTGTGCTCGGCGGATGATCTCGACGCGCTGAAGGATCAGCCCAAGACGCGCGGCGCGCCGCTGGTCGAGCTCACCTACAATTGGGACGAGGAGAAATATGGCGAGGACCGCTTCTTCGGCCATCTCGCCTATGAGGTCGACGACATCTACGCCACTTGCGAGAAGCTGATGAAGGCCGGCGTCACCATCAACCGGCCGCCGCGCGACGGCAACATGGCCTTCGTGCGCTCGCCCGATCTGCACTCGATCGAGCTGTTGCAGAAGGGCGAGCCGAAGCCGCCGCAGGAGCCGTGGGCCTCGATGCCCAACACCGGCCACTGGTAACGGCCGCGCCACAGGAACCAGCCCTCGTCGCCGGTGTTGTCCCTCCAACAAGACAATAGGAGGAGGACGCGATGGGACGCGGGATTTTGCTGTGGCTGCTGGGTGTGCCGATCCCGGTGATCATTCTGCTGTGGCTGTTCTTCGGCCACTGACGTCAGCGCAAACGCATTTTGCGTTTGTTGCGCGACTGGTTGCTCTGCAATGAAAGCTCCGCCCTCGGGCGGAGCTTTTTGCATGAGGGGCGCGCGGCAATCGGCGTCGCTGCTTGGCGCAAATTCCGTTATGACCCACGGCAAATAAACGCCGCGGGAGACGCATCATGCCTGACACACAGCTGACGATCTGGGGCCGTGCCAATTCGGTCAACGTGCAGAAGGTGCTGTGGTGCCTTGCGGAGCTGGGCTTGCCCTACCAGCGCATCGATGCCGGCATGGCTTTCGGCAAGACCCGCGAGCCCGGCTATCTCGCCATGAACCCCAATGCGCGCGTGCCGACGCTGGTCGAGGGCGACTTCGCGCTGTGGGAGTCCAACTCGATCATGCGGTATCTCTGCTTGGCGCATGGGCGCGGCACGCCTGTTTATCCCGAGGCGCCAAAGCTGCGCGCCGGCGTCGACCGCTGGCTCGACTGGACGCTGTCGATGGTGCAGCCGGTCGACCGCCCGGTGTTCTGGGGCATCGTGCGCACGCCGCCCGCCGAGCGCGACATGGTCAAGGTGCAACAGGATGCCGATGCCGCCGCCGAGGTCTGGGCGATCGCCGATCACCATCTCGCCTCACGCCGCTTCATGGAGGGCGATCAGTTCACGCTCGCCGACATTGCTGTTGGCGCTTATGCGCGGCGCTGGCTCGGCGTCGAGGGCATCACCCGGCCGGCGCAGCCCAATTTGACGCGGTGGCTCGCCGAGCTCGGCAAGCGGCCCGGATTTGCTCAGCACGTGGCCCCGCCGATGTCGTGAGCCGCGGCGGCTGCGCGCAAGGTTCGGAAAGATCGCGCGGAATCGCGGTTGCCGGGCAAATCGGCCCGCGCCTGCCGGCTACTGTGCATGGGGTTGTTTTCGCGTTTTGCTGCGGCGGCCTAGTGCCAGGCGCGCTCGACCGTCACGACGATGGCGATCAGCGCCAGCGTGACCCCAATGATGGCAAGCTTTGCGATCCAGGACAGCCTGCGGCCGACCCACCAGATCATGACGAGATACATCAGCGCTGGAATGAGCAGGTCGAGCCGCGACAGGTCCGGCGACATGCCGCAAGCCTCTCAGCGCCGGACCGCAGTGCCGACGCTGACCGAGCCGCCGATCTTGACGCAGGTGCTGGTGGCCTCGACCCAATAGAAGCCGCGGCCATAGGAGGCGCAGCTGTTGGCTTTCGCCGTTCCGGTGGTGCCCTTCAGCGGCAGGGCCTTGCCGGCTTGCGGCTCTCCGGCCGGCGGCAGGCGCAAGGTCTCGGCCCGGGCTGCCGAGGTCAGTGCGAGAGGGACGAGAACGAGAATGGCGGCACGCATGCCGCCTTGTAGCCCGGACCCGGGCTCAGCGCCATCAGGACGGCCTGGACGTCAGAGGAACCGGACGCCCGCGGACTTGCCGCGGCGCCAGACCACCTGGCAGCTTCGCCCGGTCCGCGCGTCCCGCGCAAAGGCCATCCGGATCACCCCCGGCAGCTGGCCTGCATCCTCGTCCATGGTGATCTTCGCGCCTGAGGCCGAGATGTCCTGGACCAGGCAATGCCGCGCCGCGAATCCGCCCTCGAGCGTGATCCAGGCGTGCTGCGACAGCAGTTTGCGGGCTGCGCGCTTCTTGGGCTGTGGCATAGACGAAACATCTCCTGCCCCAGCGCTAGCGCAGGGAACCCTAAGAAACCGTTGAATTTACCGTCCGAACAGTCCCGGGGTGGGCTATCCACCGCCGCCCAAAGAGCGTTCCGGAACGGCTTGCCCACGGGCCCAAA
Coding sequences within it:
- a CDS encoding VOC family protein, whose protein sequence is MRYLHTMLRVRNLDVALKFYQDALGLKEVRRIENDKGRFTLVFLCSADDLDALKDQPKTRGAPLVELTYNWDEEKYGEDRFFGHLAYEVDDIYATCEKLMKAGVTINRPPRDGNMAFVRSPDLHSIELLQKGEPKPPQEPWASMPNTGHW
- a CDS encoding glutathione S-transferase family protein — protein: MPDTQLTIWGRANSVNVQKVLWCLAELGLPYQRIDAGMAFGKTREPGYLAMNPNARVPTLVEGDFALWESNSIMRYLCLAHGRGTPVYPEAPKLRAGVDRWLDWTLSMVQPVDRPVFWGIVRTPPAERDMVKVQQDADAAAEVWAIADHHLASRRFMEGDQFTLADIAVGAYARRWLGVEGITRPAQPNLTRWLAELGKRPGFAQHVAPPMS
- a CDS encoding PilZ domain-containing protein, producing the protein MPQPKKRAARKLLSQHAWITLEGGFAARHCLVQDISASGAKITMDEDAGQLPGVIRMAFARDARTGRSCQVVWRRGKSAGVRFL